TCTTGTAGGTGTGGCCGTCACGCGGATCCTTGAACTTTTTCGCGGAGGCCTTTTTGGAGGGGGCTGCTGCGGCGATGCAGGCTGCCAAAAGCATAAATACTAAACCAATTCTCATGACGACAAATTTAGAAATTTTCATGATGGAAAATTTTGTTATTTTGTGAAATGAAGAGGATTTAAAGTTGCTTATTGAAGATGTAAAAAAATCGATTGCGGATGCCGGTTTTCACGATGGCGAAAAGATGCCTTCTGTGCGTAAGATGGCAGAACGTCTTGGTCTTTCTGTCAATACGGTTCATCGCGCTTACAAGATTTTAGCTCAAGAAAAACTCGTGCAGCTCGTTCATGGTAAGGGCTGTTTTTGGGGCACGGCTCCGTCGTTCGAGGTGAAGGCAGAAGAGAGTGTTTATTCGGTAGTCGAACGTCAGTTCCAGAACGATTTGGATAGTGGGTATCTGAATGCATTTGATGAGCTCCCTTCGTGCAAGGAGCTTTCGAACCGTTACAATGTTTCGCTTTACATTGTCAAAAAGTTTTTGATGCAAAAGTGTGCGCAAGGGATTTTGCGCCATGTGGGGCACCGCTTTTTCTTTAGCGAAGAGCGCCCTGTCGAAAAGTCTAATTACATTTTGTTTGTGCATCGTTCGGATGAATTCGGGCGTTTGAAGATTGAGTCCGAACGCGAATCCGATGTGTTCCGCACGTTTGCGCAGATTGCCGCAGAACAGAAAATTGCGGTGAAGTTTATCGGGTATCACGAATCTTCGAACCAGTTCTATTTGTCGTCGGGCGAAACGTTTGTTGTAAAGAACGATACCCACTGCTTGGGTGTGTTCCTCTCGACGTGGCTGGTGGATGATGCGGCGAAGTTGTTTGCGCATTTTGCATCGTTCAAGAATCCGATTTCGGTCTGGTGGGAATACGCGCCGGATGTGATTCCGGTGATTGCGCGCAATAAAAAGAAGTGGGCTTTCTACAACGTGGCTTTTGGAAAGGAAGCGGGCGTGATTGTTGGGCGCTACCTCAAGAGCAAGGATATGGGGCCTGTTCATTACCTCTCGCCGTACCACGCTAGTTTTTGGTCGAAGGCTCGTTTGCAGGGCTTGCTGGATGCGGGTACGGATGTAATCCCGCTTGTCGATGAACGCTATGCATCTCCGTTTGATTTGGCGGATGCGGCTGCGCACGAGGGCGTTGAACGCCAGGTTCTTTTGGACAACATTTTGGAATCGCTTTTGAAGAACGCGATTTTGGATAAATTTGTGTGTTCAAATGATTGGGTGGCAGCTTCGTTGATTGATTACTTCAAGGCGAAAAAGTTGCCATCGCCGTACGTGGTGGGCTTTGACGATACGATTGAAAGTTACCGCTACGTGTTTGATTCGTTTGCCTTCAATGTCGGGACGATGGTGAAAGAGGCAATTTACCACATTGTTGCGCCGACCATATATGCAGAACAGCGGCGCCAAATGCAGACACCGCTAGGAAGAGTTGTCGAGAAACACTAAACGCAGTTGTCATCTCGGCCGCTTTGTCACCCCGGATTTATTCCGGGGCGGGATCTACTATGCTCAAACATTGAATTTCCCGGAGCAGGCGAGGAGCCCGAGCATATACAGGAGTCCGTCGTAGTAGCGCCAGAGTCCGGTCGGGATTTCCATATTCCAGAGGTCTTCGGCGAACGGCTTGATGAGCGGATCGCCTGCGGGGAGTGCGACAGTCGATGCGGCGTTCATGGCAATCAGGCCGCCCGTAGCAGGCCTTGCCTCGCGCGGGAACGCGCTCCCGTCGACACGCATGTCGGCGAGATACGGGCGACGCCCGTGGAGGTAACCGAGAATCTTTCGGACTGCGGAAACTTCCCATTCGCTCACGTCGGTACGTTCGCCCTTGTCTTGCAATTTCGCAGCGTCAAGACCGATGTTCCACACGACGCGCCAAGCGTCCCCGCAGAAGCAATCGCTTTCCGGGTGCCACGGCGTTTTCTTTGGAGTTCCGTCAAATTCACTGTAGTCGGCGGCAAGTCCCGTGACCGGGTGGCAAGCCTTTTTCAAGTAGGCAACGCTGTTGTCTGCAATCTTGTTCCAGATTTCATCGCTGCTGGCTTCACCGTACATTCTGTAGAAGGCAACCGTGTTGTAGCTCGGGTCGGTGTAATCGTTCCCCTTCATGGGCGAGAATCGCACAAGTCCTGCATTCACGTCCATCATCGTGTACACATCGCCAGCTTGCGGCTTGTGAGCCATGTCGTTGATGAGCTCGACGGCGTCGTGCTTGTATTGTTCGTTTTTGAAAACCTTGGCGGCGAATAGGAGCGCTGCGGCAAAGTATTCTTCGCCATCCGGGGCGGCACCCGGATCCATCATCGTGAAATCGGCGGTCGAGACTTGCCAGGAGTAATAACCGGCGAGGTCGCCTTCGGTGTTTTTCATGTGCGTCTTGGCGAATTTCCAGAGCTTGTCGAAAAGGTCCTGCTTGCCGAGGAGTGCGGCAACCGTCATGCCGTAGCTCATGCCTTCGGAGCGGATGTCGTTGTGGCCGATATCCACGATGTACGCCATGTCATTGCCTTTGTCAAAGCAAATGCGTTCATTTTCGCGGTTGCCTTCGAATAGTTGTGTGAAAGCCTTGTTGAGTTTTGCCTCGATTTCGGCGGGAGTCTTACCAATTTCTTCAAAAATGTTTCTCATGGCATCTAAAATAGAAATGTATTGGGCTCCCGTCCTGTTTTGTAGATGAAATAATTTAAAAGTGTTATGAGTGTTTCTTAGTGCGCTTGGAAAATTGTGGCAATTGTGAAAAAAACTTGAATAAAATTGAAAATGTCATGATTTGACATTTTATGAATCTATATTTATAAAAAATGAGTAATCCCGTTTTTTTTGCATGTAGACGGGGAAGGAGAAAAAAATGAATGATGTATTAAATGGCTGCGTTGATATATGGCTAGATGAAATGGTTCCTTGCCTCAAGGATTTGGAAACAGGATCAATTGAAGAAACTTTCGTTTTTAAAATAGAAAGTCGTTCTGTTCTTAGAAAATATAATTCGTCCAATGGTTGGGGAATTGATTGGGTTAAAGTCCCTTTAAATGTTGATGTGTTTGCTCTTGCTTTAAAGAGAAATAATGAAGTACAGGGACTTATTGCGCTAAAAAAGGATTCTGATATTCGAGCCGTGTATTTGCATTGGACTTGTACGGCGCCTAGAAATAACATATATTTATTTGGAAAGAAAAAGTATAGTGGTGTCGGTGGTCATCTTTTTGCTATTGCTGTAGATATGTCTTTTAAATGGGGCTTTGATGGATTTGTTTACGGCTTTGCTCTTAATAGGGAGCTTTTGAATCACTATATTGCGTTTCTCGGATGTTCTTTCGTTGGTATTCTTCATCCGTATCATTTTTTGATAGAACCTTGTGCGGCCCAAAAGCTTTTGGAGAATTACACTTATGAGTGGAATTGAAAAAAAGACCATGAATTTAGCGGATATTCAAAGCGAATATTTGGGTTTCCCGAATCCTTATAAAGATGCTCCATCTTGTAGGTATGATCATCGTGCGCTTGTCGCATATGCCCAAAAAGTTGGCAAATCTATAAATGATTTGTCTTACGAAGAAAAACTTGCTTTTATAATAAAATAAAAAACGCCCGCATTACTGCGAGCGTCTTTAAAAGCTTGAGTCTTGTTGGCTCTAAGCGGTTTACTACCTGGAGTAGTATTCCACGACGAGCTGTTCTTCGAGCTTGACCGGGATCTGGTCGCGGAGCGGGAGCTTCACGAGAGTACCCTGCATCTTGCCGAGATCGACAGACAAGTATTCCGGAGCGGCAGCTGCAGAAGCGATTGCTTCCTTGATCTGCACGTGTTCCTTGGACTGCTCACGAACAGCGATCACATCGCCAGCCTTGATGAGGCGGCTCGGAGAGAAGCTACGAACACCGTTCACTGTGAAGTGACCGTGTGCAACGTACTGACGAGCAGCGAAGATCGTACGGGCAAAACCCATGCGGTAGACGACTGCGTCAAGACGAGTTTCGAGCAAGATCATCAGGTTATCACCTGCAGAACCTTCACGACGGTTAGCTTCCTTGTATGCCTTGGCAAGCTGAGCTTCGGAAATGTTGTAGGTGAAACGAAGACGCTGCTTTTCGACCAACTGCTGCTTGTAAACGGAAGCAGACTTCTTGCGGGTCTGACCATGCTGGCCAGGTGCGAAGTTGCGGCGGTCGAGAGCCTTTTGAGTCTTCTGAGAAACGGCAACGCCGAGAGAGCGTGCTACTTTACCTTTAGGTCCGCGGAAGGAGGACATATTTACCTCTTTGAGGAAGCTCTTTGGTTACGCTCGCAAGTTGGCAGAGCTTGGCACGACATGCGAGATTTGGACTTCAAATTTAGTCAAATGTTCACTACTTGTCAACAGAATCTCGGCATTTCTCGAAGACGAAGGGGTTGTGGTCGCCTTGAACCTTGAAAATGCGGCGGTCGCGCTCGCATTCGCGTTCGGTGACGGGGTACATTTTGTCCCAGGCTTCGAAAAGCTTGCGGTCTTGCTTGGAAATGTTGATGTTGTAGGTCTTTTCCATGTAGAAATGCACGCGGGCGATTAAGCCTCGGACTTCTTTGCGGGGTTGGACCTTCTTTTCCTTGAAATCGACGATGGTTTCGCACTCGCCGTACATGGGGACCGGGTTGTTCGTCCACTGGCTGAACATGAAGTTGCTGCGGTCTCCGTTCACTTCGCCGATGGCGGGGTAGAGGTTGTGGAGGTCGCCTTCCATGATTTTGAACGTGGAGTCATTGGCGCTGCAGTTCTTGCGGCCGCCGTCACGCCAGCAGGGGAGGTGTTGCCCCATGTTGTGGGCGGTCACGATGTGTTCCCACTCGATGCGCTTGGTGCGTTCAAGGCTTTTGCGGTTTGGGTTTTCGCGCGGCTTGTAGTTGCAGGTGCTAAAGTCCACATGTTTTTTGTCGAGGTAGCGGCAACCGCAGTAGATTGTCTCCTGGAGTTCGCCGTAGTAGATGCGCCTCATCTGCTTGCCTGCATCGCGGTAGTTGTAATGACGAGGTGCTGCCTCGGGATCGACTTTCGCAAACGAAAAAGTTGCGAAAACGCAAAGAATCAAAGCGACAGCGCTTGCTGAAACTTTCATATAAACAAAACCTCTTTTTATGTGTGATAGAAATGTAATCATTTTGGTCATTGGTCAATGGTCTGTAGTTTTTGTAATTAGTCTATGTATGCTGAAATAGCTAATGACTAAAGACTAGTGACTAGTAACTAACGACTAATAACTAATGACGAACCTCTAACTTTCTATATTGTAGACCATGATTCAGAACGGATTGGAATATTTGAATTCCCGCCTCATATTCGGGATGATGCCGGGTCTTGCTTCTACCCGTAAACTTTGCGAAGCTCTCGGAAATCCTCAAAAAAAGTTTAAGACGATTCATGTTGTTGGCACGAACGGCAAGGGCTCGACGAGCTATTACTTGTCGGGTGTTTTGCAGGCGCACGGTCTCAAGACGGGACTTTATACGAGCCCGCACTTGGTGAGCATGCGCGAACGCATCCGCGAGAACGATTTGCCGATTGACGATGAATCGCTCGACCGCTTGATTATGCAGGTCAAGGCCGCTGCCGAAGAAACGCAAGTGGAACCGACGTTCTTTGAAGTTTTGACGATTGTTGCGTTCCTCTATTACGCAGAACAGAACATCGATGTTGCAGTCTTGGAAGCGGGCATGGGCGGTCGTTTGGACAGCACTGCCGTTGCTGATGGCGAACTGATTGTGCTCACGAGCATTGGGCTGGAGCACACTGAAGTTCTCGGTAGCACGGAATCTGCTATTCTCAAGGAAAAGATGGGGGTAGCGGGTTCTGCACAAAGTATTCTTTCCAATGGCCATAGCAAGACTTTTGTCTTGGGTGGCTTGAATGATGCTTTGATTGCTGAAGCCAAAATATTTGCGGCATCGCATGGATGCTCTTGTGTTGTTCCGGAAATCCGTAACGATATTGAACTTCCGAATTTAGGACAACATTATATCGAGAATGCGAGCCTTTCGCTTAAGGCTGCGGAACTTTTCTTGAAAAAGTTTGATGATAAACTTGCGCTCAAGACTCTTACGACGCGTTCTTGGGCGGGACGTATGCAAAAGCTTATCGATGCTAACGGCGTAACGAAGTTTATCCTAGATGGTGCGCATAATTCCCACGCGGTTCGCCGTCTGGTCGAGACGCTTGACAAGTATTACCCGAATCAAAAGTTCCATTGCGTTTTTGGAGCGCTTCGTGACAAGGATGTGGGCGAAATGCTCAAGCTCATGGCTCCGCATGTGAGCGCTTGGCATATCACGCGTACGCCGTATCCGCGTTTCCGCGAACTCATTGATTTGCAGGGCGAGCTTGAAAAGCTTGGTTTGAATGTCGCTAGTTCGGGGGAGTTTTCCCGCGAGTATCTCAATGAAGTTTGTGCGAGCGTTACGGATGGTTCGCCAGTGCTCATTACAGGTAGCCTTTACATGATTGGGGCGACTGTGCAGGCGCTCAAGGACGATTTTGACGGGCTCGCGTTTTTCCGTGGGATGGAGCCCACGACGAACGAACACCGTTAATTGGCGCGTACTAATGGGCGCGTAGCGCGATTAAAAAAAAGACATTGGCTTTAAAAGCCAATGTCTTTTTGCTTGAAACTTAAGCAGGATGATTATTCCATTTCATCAAGTTCGGCGTATGCCTTTTCTGCAGCGGCGCGAACCTTTTCGGCTTCGTCCTTTCTTTCCTGTTCTTCGAGCATCTTGACGTATTCGGAGACGAGGTCAGAATCGAGCGTCATCACGCCGTAGACCTTGAACTTGCCGTCGGCAGTGGTTTCAACCTTGACGTCGTTGAGCGTAGCACCGTTGAGGCGCTGGTTCACGGAAGTCATGGAAGTGCTCTGGAAGTGTTCTGCAATTTCGTCGCTCACGTCTTCCTTGAAGTTCTTGATGAGAGCCTTGGTCTGTGCATCGATAGACTTGGCGAGGTCTACACGAGCGTTCTGGTCTGCCTTTTCAAGAGCAATCTGTTCATCAGCAGATTCGCCAATACCGATGCCTGCCGGAATGTGCTGCTTGATGTAGTTCTTTTTCTGCATCTGCATTTCGACGAGGATGCTTGCAGACTTTTCTTGCGGGGTCTGCGGAGGATTGCTAGAGCAACCTGCGAAGAGCGCTGCAAGAGCGAAACATGCGATGAGTTTTTTCATTGTTTTCTCCTTGGAATTAAAATCCAGATATATTGTTTTGTGATTTTAATATACAAAAAATATCATGCAAAGAAGCAGTTTTGCAGCATTTGTCAAAAAAAGTGTTGTTAAACGTAAGGAATGACACTTTCGATAGTGCTTTTTTGTATTATAATATAGTACGTATATTTTTGTAAAATTTTGGAGGTTGTCTTGAACAATACAGTACCCGTCCTGCAAATGATTACGCAGTCCGATATTGTGACCATGGTTATTCTCGGGATTCTCGCTTTTATGTCGCTTGGCTCCTGGGGCATCATCATCGTGAAGTTCTTTAAGCATAAATCAAATTTGCGTGCGAACGCTAAATTCTTTAAGGATTTCTGCAAGCTTAAACATTTCTCGGAACTCCAAAAACTTTGTACGGTTTCGAACGATAGCGCGCTCCGCCTGTTGAGCGTCGAAGTCTTGAACGAAGTGTCCAAGTTCAAGGGTAAAGTAACTTACGAATCCATTCAGCACCGCTCCTCCCTGCTCGAAGACGCAATTCAGCGTTCTATTGAAGGCATCCGCATGGGCGAGGACCGCTATTTGACTTTCCTTGCCACAAGTTCTAACCTCGCGCCGTTCTTTGGTTTGCTCGGTACCGTTTGGGGCATCATGATCGCTTTCTTCCAGATTGGTCATCATGGCTCTGCGGACTTGACGGTTGTCGCTCCGGGTATTGCCATGGCTCTTATCACTACGGTGGCTGGCCTTTTGGTGGCAATACCTGCCTCTGCCGGGTATAATTACTTTACCTCTAAAAATGGAAGTAATGAAACTTCGTATTACAACTTTGGATCGCAAGTTTTGAGCTTGTTCAAGAGAGGTGACATGCTCGCTGTTGAAGGAGTTGCCGAGGAGGAAGCGTGAAACGCAGCCGCCGTAAGGACTTAAAGCAGGAACTCAACCTCACGAACATGATTGACATCGTGTTCGCCATCTTGATTGTGTTTATTTTGTGTGCACCGTTGATGAGCCAGGGCGTGAAGGTCAATCTCCCGCAGGTCAAGGCTCCGACGATGGAACAGCAGAAACTTTTGAAAGTTTCCATCACCAAGAATCTCGAAATTTTCATCGCCGATATGCAGGTGGACATGGAAAGCTTCGAGAGCATTTTCAAGTCGCTGTGGAACGGCGAAATGGCTGTGGTCATCAATTCGGACGAAGCAGTAAGTTACGGCTTTGTGATGAAGGTTGTGACGCTGGTACAAAAGCTCGGTGTAACGAAGCTCGGTTTCTTGACAATGACCCCAAAAGACGAACTGGTAAATGAAAAGAAATAGGGACCATATCCAATATTTCGAGACGGAAAACGATGGATCTTTATTCAAGATCATCGTGTGTGCTGTCGTGTTTCATTTGGCGGTTGTCGGGACTTTGATGGCTTTGCACAATATTGATTTGAGCAAGCCTGCCGAAGAAATTCCCGTGTTCGAAATGGTTCAAGTCGATGAACCGGTAAAGCAGCCGGTGGCTCATGCCCCGAAGCCGGAACCTGAACCGCAGCAAGCGCCGAAGGTGGAACCGCCTCCTCCGAAACAGCCCGAGCCGGTGCCGGAAACGACTCCTGAACCTGAACCCGCTCCAGAGCCGACTCCTGTGAAAACGCTAGAGCCGGAAGCTCCGCAAGTTCCTGAAGAACCTGCTCCCGAAGTGAAGCCGGATACGCCGGAACCTGTGCCTGTGCCGGAACCCAAGTCCGAAGAAAAGAAGCCGGAAGAAAAGGTCGAAAAGCCAAAGCCGGTTGAGAAGCCTGTTGAAAAGCCGGTGGAAAAGGTCGCGAAGAAAACGGTTGAAAAGAAGAAGGTCGAAAAGAAACCTGCGAAAAAGCCGAAGGATGACGACGACTTTGATATCGACGATTTGAATTTGCAGAAGTCGTTTGAATTGCCGAGCCTCAAGGCGGTAAATCCGATTGATATGGACCCGCTGATGCAGGTGTTCCTGGAACGCGCGAAGGCAAAAATCATGAGCAATTTCAATCCGCCAAATGGACTGACGATTAATCGTGATGCAAAAACGACGGTACAGTTTACAGTTGAACGTTCTGGTACGATTACTAGTGTGTTCCTCAAGCGTTCTTCGTCGAATAGCGCATGGGACCACTTGTCGATGCGTGCGGTGAAGATTTCGAAGTTGCCGGAACTCCCGCCGACGTACAAGGGTTCAAGTCTTGTGTTGCAATTTAACTTTACGCCGAACTAGAAAAAGGAGATGCCCGCCCTTCGACAGGCTCAGGGACCTGGCTGGGTGTAGCAAATTTAATATGAATAAAATAAAATTGCTTTTTGTGTTTGTTGCGATGGCGCTTGCGGTGCCTGCGTTTGCGGTGATTGATACGATTGCTGTGGATGTGGGAATTTCGGTATTCCAGACGATGCCGATTGGCGTTGTGCCTTTTGAAGAAAATGGAAACATCAAGTGGACAAATGAAGCTCCGCATTTGATTTTGACGCGTGATGCAAACCTCACGGGGCGTTTTGAAGCTGTGAGTTCGGATAAGTTTGACTTGGTGCTTTTTAGCAAGAAACGCGCTCGCCAGTACGTGACCGGCAATGCGACCAAGCTCCCGAACGGAAAAATCAAGCTTGATTGCTATCTGTATGCTTCCGAGACGAAGGACGTATTGCTTGGCGAAAGCTATACCGTGAAGCCTTATGACGTGCGTCAGGCGGTGCATTCGTTCTTTGACAAGGTCGTTTATCGCTTGTTCGGGGAACGCGGTGTCGCTTCGACAAAGCTTGCTTATGTTTCGAAAATCGATGGCGTGAAACAGGTCGTGATTTCGGATTACGATGGTTTCTCCCGTCGTCAGATTACGCGTGATTCTTCAATCAATATGATGCCGGTTTGGCAGAAGGGCAACAAGGGCCTTGTGTATGTGAACTTCCGCAAGCAACGCCCGAACCTTTACGCCATCACGTTTGGCGGCAAGGAAACTCCGCTCTTTACGCAGTTCAAGCAGACGTTTAGCCCGGCTGTAAACCCGAAGACCGGTGAACTCCTTTTCTCGGTGACGGAAGGTGCAAAGACGGAACTTTATCGCGGCGACATGAAGACCGGTTCTGCGCAGAAGTTCTTGCACTTGAAATCGAATCAGGTGAGCCCTTCTTGGAGCCCGTTTGCAAGCGAAGTGCTCTTTACGAGTGACCGTGGTGGCTCTCCGCAAGTGTACGCGGTAGGGAAGGATGGCACGGACGTGCGACGCATTACGTACATGGGCCATTACAATGAACGTGCAAGCTGGTCCCCAGAAGGGGATCGGATTGTCTACACGTCGATGGACGATGGCAAGATGAACATTTATACTTGCGCTCTTGATGGTACGGATATTATCCAGCTGACATCGAACGCGGGGAATAACGAACACCCGACTTGGTCGCCCGATGGCAAGCTGATTGCATTTGCAAGCGACCGCGGTGGCAATTATCAAATTTATATTATGCGTAAAGATGGAAGTGGCGTCACTCGTATTACGAATGGTGTCGAAAATACCGCACCGACTTGGTCCTGGTTCTTTGACGATAAAAAATTTAAATAGAGGAGTGAATTATGGGTAAGGTAATTAAACTCGCTTTGATGGGTACGGCTGTTGCACTCTTTGCTTGGGGTTGCAGCAAGGAAAAGCCTGAAACGGATCCGCAACCGCAGACGGCGCCGGAAGCTCCTGCGGATTCTACATTGAACCTCGATACGCTTGTGACGGATACGTTGAGCGCGGATTCTTTGGCACGCTTGGAAGCGGAACGCCTTGAAGCAGAACGTGCACGCTTGGAAGAATTGATCAACCGCATCATGCTCGAAGATGTTTACTTTGACTATGACCGCTCCGAATTGACCGAAAATGCAAAGCGCTTGCTTGCGCAAGTGGCTGAAATTCTGGTCAATGAAAATCGCTTTATCGTGACGGTCGAAGGTCATACGGATGCTCGCGGTACTGAAGACTACAACATTTCTCTGGGCGCTCGCCGCTCGACGGTGGTGCGTGAGTTCTTGATTGCGTACGGCGTGGATGCCAACAGGCTTGTTTCGGTAAGCTATGGCAAGGAACGTCCGAAGGTGCAGGGAACTGACGAAACGGCGTATTCCAAGAATCGCAGAGCTCATTTCCGCGTGTCCATTGATCAATAGTTTGGGGAGGATTTGATTGTGAATTTGAAGTCTTTATCTCTTGGCGTTGTTTTGGCTTCGTTTGTGCTTTCGGGGTGCAGTAGCATTACGATGTTGCGCACAAAAGAAATGCGTGCAGTCGGAGACGATGTCATTGCCAAAAATGACTCGGCGTACAAGGCTCTTTCTGCTGAAAATGCATCGCTCCGTGCAGAACTCGATAGCGTGAAGGCGCAGCTTGATGCTTCTGCAGTGGCGCAAAAGCGCTTGCAGGCCGAAGTGACGGTGCTTTCGAATCGCATGAGTGAAGAAACGGTCCGTCGCGATACGCGTCAGGAAGAAATCATCTACCGCTTGGATTTGCTACTTGGCAAGTCTGACAAGATTTTGGCAAAGAAGGTGGTGGTGAACAACGGCGTGGCTAGCGCTGTGATGGAACCGGACGCCAATGCAGAAAAGATGATTGAAGCGGAAACGATGTTCAATGCCGCTCATTCGGATTATCACCGAGGTGAATACAAGCTTGCGTACAATGGCTTTAAGCAGGTTTATGAGCTTGTGAAAAAGGGCGAAATGGCGGAAGGCGCTCTCTACTGGATGTCGCTTTGTTTGATTGAAGCGAATCAGGCGGCAAAGGCAAAGACGCTCCTCACGAATCTCGTGGATTCTAATCCGAATGGGATGAAGGCTTGCGCGGGCATGTATAAGCTTGCTTCGATTTACGGCAATGAATGCAATCTGGACCGTAAAAAGCAGTATTTGCAGATGATCCTTTCGAACAATACGTGTGCTTCGACTCCAGAACTGGAGCAGGCCGCGATTTCGTTGCAGGAAATGCTTGACTTTAAGTCTCCGGATGGGCGCTCGGCAACGGAAATTTGCAGAGAGCAGATGCGATAAATACGAAAAAAGCCGGCTGGGAGCCGGCTTTTGTAATTGCTTGGACCCTATCGTTCGCCTTGCGGCTCCTCCAGGGTGACAAAATTTTTTAATCGTCGCGGGCGTCTGGGTTGAAACGCTTGACGGTCGCACCGATCTTAGCCATCTTAGCTTCGAAATCTTCGTAACCGCGGTCGAGGTGGTAAATACGGCTGATGGTCGTTTCACCTTCGGCAATGAGACCAGCGAGAACGAGAGCAGCGCTTGCGCGGAGGTCGGAACCCATGATGTCTGCACCTTCGAGCGGGAGACCGCCCTTGATTGTAGCGGTGTTGCCGTTCAGCTGGATAGATGCGCCCAAGCGTTCGAGTTCAGCGATATGCTTGAAACGGTCGTTATAAACCGTGTCTTGCACGAGGCTGTTCCCTGGAATGGAGAGGAGCGTTGCCATGAACGGGGCCTGCATATCGGTCGGGAATCCCGGGAACGGGAGCGTCACAAGGCTCATCGGCTTGAGTTCCTGCTGGCGGGCATCGACTTCGGCCCAGTCGGCACCGACGTTCACCTTGCAACCGATTTCACGGAATGCGTCGAGCGTAGAGGCGATGTGTTCCGGAATGATGCGAGTGACTTTCACGCGGCCGCGCGTGATGGCGGCGGCGCAGAGGAACGTGCCTGCTTCAATGCGGTCCGGGATGGTGACGCCTGTACCCGGGCGGAGCGATTCGACGCCCTGGACGGTAAGGGT
This is a stretch of genomic DNA from Fibrobacter sp. UWB13. It encodes these proteins:
- a CDS encoding PD40 domain-containing protein, encoding MNKIKLLFVFVAMALAVPAFAVIDTIAVDVGISVFQTMPIGVVPFEENGNIKWTNEAPHLILTRDANLTGRFEAVSSDKFDLVLFSKKRARQYVTGNATKLPNGKIKLDCYLYASETKDVLLGESYTVKPYDVRQAVHSFFDKVVYRLFGERGVASTKLAYVSKIDGVKQVVISDYDGFSRRQITRDSSINMMPVWQKGNKGLVYVNFRKQRPNLYAITFGGKETPLFTQFKQTFSPAVNPKTGELLFSVTEGAKTELYRGDMKTGSAQKFLHLKSNQVSPSWSPFASEVLFTSDRGGSPQVYAVGKDGTDVRRITYMGHYNERASWSPEGDRIVYTSMDDGKMNIYTCALDGTDIIQLTSNAGNNEHPTWSPDGKLIAFASDRGGNYQIYIMRKDGSGVTRITNGVENTAPTWSWFFDDKKFK
- a CDS encoding OmpA family protein, yielding MGKVIKLALMGTAVALFAWGCSKEKPETDPQPQTAPEAPADSTLNLDTLVTDTLSADSLARLEAERLEAERARLEELINRIMLEDVYFDYDRSELTENAKRLLAQVAEILVNENRFIVTVEGHTDARGTEDYNISLGARRSTVVREFLIAYGVDANRLVSVSYGKERPKVQGTDETAYSKNRRAHFRVSIDQ
- a CDS encoding tol-pal system YbgF family protein, whose protein sequence is MNLKSLSLGVVLASFVLSGCSSITMLRTKEMRAVGDDVIAKNDSAYKALSAENASLRAELDSVKAQLDASAVAQKRLQAEVTVLSNRMSEETVRRDTRQEEIIYRLDLLLGKSDKILAKKVVVNNGVASAVMEPDANAEKMIEAETMFNAAHSDYHRGEYKLAYNGFKQVYELVKKGEMAEGALYWMSLCLIEANQAAKAKTLLTNLVDSNPNGMKACAGMYKLASIYGNECNLDRKKQYLQMILSNNTCASTPELEQAAISLQEMLDFKSPDGRSATEICREQMR
- the murA gene encoding UDP-N-acetylglucosamine 1-carboxyvinyltransferase, producing the protein MDQFIVPQVKAPVNGEVEISGAKNAVLAVMAAALLADGVSEITNVPHLKDMKTMSDVLRVIGCHINGGSHVLRIDTRGVDHLEAPYELVKTMRASFYVLGPLVARFGRCRVSLPGGCAWGPRPVDLHLKGLEALGAKITVTHGYVEATCEGRLPGGNFNFPISSVGATVNVLMAATLAKGVSVLQNAALEPEIDNLIDFLTSMGAKIQGRGTRTLTVQGVESLRPGTGVTIPDRIEAGTFLCAAAITRGRVKVTRIIPEHIASTLDAFREIGCKVNVGADWAEVDARQQELKPMSLVTLPFPGFPTDMQAPFMATLLSIPGNSLVQDTVYNDRFKHIAELERLGASIQLNGNTATIKGGLPLEGADIMGSDLRASAALVLAGLIAEGETTISRIYHLDRGYEDFEAKMAKIGATVKRFNPDARDD